In Takifugu flavidus isolate HTHZ2018 chromosome 5, ASM371156v2, whole genome shotgun sequence, the following proteins share a genomic window:
- the wdfy3 gene encoding WD repeat and FYVE domain-containing protein 3 isoform X2 has translation MLAERREKSRATFGLTKPLKMNMVKRIMGRPRQEECSPQDNALGLMHLRRLFSELCHPPRHMTQKEQEEKLYMMLPVFNRVFGNAPPSTMTEKFSDLLQFTTQVSRLMVTEIRRRASNKSTEAASRAIVQFLEVNQSEETSRGWMLLTTINLLASSGQKTVDCMTTMSVPSTLVKCLYLFFDLPHMTEAPVGPTSQPPPPPPPPTPIQEKTPGQVQTQQELAPADRRALLQKVFVQILVKLCTFVSPAEELAQKDDLQLLFSAITSWCPPHNLPWRRSAGEVLTTISRHGLSVNVVKYIHEKECLATCVQNMQQSDDLSPLEIVDMFAGLSCFLKDSSDVSQTLLDDFRMCQGYAFLCDLMLRLEQAKEDESKDALKDLVNLVTCLTTYGVTELKPAGLTTGAPFLLPGFVLPQPSGKGHTVRNIQAFSVLQNAFLRAKTSRLACMLLDAIGNIYAADSANYFILESQHTLSQFAERVAKLPEAQAKYFELLEFVVFSLNYVPCKELFSVSVLLKSSTSHACSITAVRTLLKLAHHDPVFSDVLREVGLLEVLVNLLHKYAALLKEPTQQHPHNNDQGDCKNNTAAEEQKQLALLVMETLTVLLQGFNNTNAALFREFGGARCVHNIVKYRQCREHALLIIQQLVLSPSGDDDMGTLLGLMHSAPSTELQLKTDVLRALLAVLRESHRTRTVFRKVGGFVYVTSLLVAMERSLCQPPRQGWDRVNQNQVFELLHTVICTLTAAMRYEPANSHFFRTEIQYEKLADAVRLLGCFSDTKKLGPTSVFPSNAQPFQRLLEEEATTGGCAGDSVCPTLKHCSKLFIYLYKMATDSFDSRAEQVPPCLTHETSLPSPWGTPALARKRHGYYGATGPSAPVKALSDLKLHIANPSHPISSSSSSDTVVIHPGAVLAMLDLLPSVSSDSQPEHALDLQLAVANILQLLVNSDRNQQVLCEACLHQRLLLRCSHALGDEDHPLHPPLQRMFERLASQALQPMALREFLRLGNPLNCGAWDKKLLKQYRVHKPSSLGYDAETRNSMTLSMEGFGPDSVFTTPAEDNGQYRISRSLVRSPEGSTVPLTRVKCLVSMTTPHDIRLNGSAVTPAFVEFDNSLEGFGCLFLPSLAPHNAPTNNTNASGVSDGAVLSGMGTGERLFPPPSGLSYSTWFCVERFSSAPQAHPVRLLTIVRRATTSEQHYVCLAVVLSAKDRSVTVSTKEELLQTYSADESSEEASFYEILPCCARFRCGEVIAEGQWHHLVLVMSKGMLKNSMATLYLDGQLINTVKLHYIHTAPGGSGSTNPPVVSTVYGYVGTPPAQRQLSNLVWRLGSSYFLEEVLPATSVAAIFELGPNYVGSFQAVYLPCKDSKAEVSPASPVALVPEEKVSFSLCSLSVSTLTVAKIRKVYNKLDSKAIAKQLAVSSHENATPVKLIHNAAGHLNGPARTIGAAVVGYLGVRAFVTKPVATNLQYVGGAAAILGLVAMASDVEGLYAAVKALVCVVKSNPLASKEMERIKGYQLLAMLLKKKRSLLNSHILHLTFSLVGTVDSGHETAIIPNSTAFQDLLCDFEVWLHAPYELHLSLFEHFIELLTESSEAAKNAKLLREFQLIPRLLLTLRDTSLSQPTIAAICNVLSLLLQAFPNPYDLLRFGQFISSTLPTFAVCEKFVVMEINNEEKLDGGNDDDFGGLLSANLILLRNRLLDNLLRLLFTTKEKCSISAQACEELVRTLGFDWLLMFMEEHLHSSTVTAALWILVVLLSNQSILNRFREGLCGGGWLDHTDSVLTNKIGTVLGFNVGRSAGGRSTVREINREACHFQGFPVLQTLLPKHTNVPELYFLLMALFLQQPVTELPDSLHIHFDLDSIWTFIFGMPASSATVVGSIHNVCTEAAFLLLAMLRSMLNLPWQSEEEGSWLREYPVTLMQFFRYLYHNVTDLSPMWHSADFLCALAAAVFPFNIRPYSEMVTDLDDEAGSPIEEFKAFAGDSCMNRSQSEYCNVGSKTSLTNHPAKKYVFDFMRVLIMDNLCMTPASKQTPIVDLLLEASPERSTRTQQKEFQSNILDGVMEHLLAADVLLGEDASLPLSSGGSYQILVNNVFYFTQRVVDKLWQGMFNKDSKLVVDFIVQLIGQSKRRSQGLSLDTIYHCLNRTVLYQLCRPHKTVAQQVALLDALRVLTVNRNLVLGPGNHDQDFAACLAHCFICLHSGSSVEGFGLEAEARMTTWHVMMPTENEADATHSHDVSEGRQLLLKAVNRVWTELMHSKRQMLEDIFKVSLPCNDRGHVDITTAKPALEEPALKSWQNHLVYEKKCVGRGEALAPASQSKLSRVSSNFGLSKLTGVRRNKKENSLNKNSLSAQETFQWMFTHIAVVRDLVAMQYKEHQERQQNSLKYVTEEWASIEYELLRERGLWGPPIGSHLDKFMLEMTEGPCRMRKKMVRNDMFYIHYPYIPEIEPNTNSAQKPLRYRRAISYDSKEYYMRLLSGNPGMYQHSVEHSTEGETTPHEPEHGEDTIARVKGLVKAPLKRSRSTADGADEDGQDQLQEQLLESGGPEEEQRTDNTSLLRLLEEGEKIQHMYRCARVQGLDTSEGLLLFGKEHFYVIDGYTMTVSREIRDIDTLPTNLHEAIIPQGARQGQSQLKRTCSIFAYEDIKEVHKRRYLLQPIAVEVFSADGRNYLLAFQKGVRNKVYQRFLAVVPSLADSSESVSGQRPNTSVEQGSGLLSTLVGEKSVTQRWERGEISNFQYLMHLNTLAGRSYNDLMQYPVFPWILADYDSEELDLSNPKTFRNLAKPMGAQTDDRLAQYKKRYKDWEDPNGETPAYHYGTHYSSAMIVASYLVRMEPFTQIFLRLQGGHFDLADRMFHSVREAWFSASKHNMADVKELIPEFFYLPEFLLNSNNFDLGAKQNGIKLADVILPPWAKGDPREFIRVHREALECDYVSAHLHEWIDLIFGYKQQGPPAVEAVNVFHHLFYEGQVDIYNINDPLKETATIGFINNFGQIPKQLFKKPHPPKRVRSKANGDIMSVPPSSNTDKIFFHHLDNLRPSLAPVKELKEPVGQIVCTDKGILAVEQNKVLVPPTWSKTFAWGYADLSCRLANYDSDKALVVYECLSEWGQILCAICPNPKLVITGGTSTAICVWETGTSKERAKSITLKQALLGHTDAVTCLTASSAYRIVVSGSRDRTCIIWDLNKLSFVTQLRGHRAPVSALCINELTGDIVSCAGTYIHVWSINGSPISSANTFTGRSQQILCCCVSEMNEWDMQNVIVTGHSDGVVRFWRMEFLQVPETPAPQPVEPDVPDCCGEEKIEGGEAQNGDDDSSDSDADEPGSNQEPKAPRNPSAGGGSQPGSTVHRPRGPSARAGASWSMDSSSDDSHRWSDTLSVDEKDGFVFVNYSEGQAKVPHPHPCNPGQSSAPQPFQPPNTDARTYNQLRTGYRWERQLVFRSKLTMHTAFDRKDNAHPAEITSLAISKDHSKILVGDGRGRVFSWSVSDQPGRSAADHWVKDEVVDSCSGCTVRFSLTERRHHCRNCGQLFCQKCSRFQSEIKRLKISSPVRVCQNCYYNLQHELGTEGRN, from the exons ATGCTGGCGGAGCgcagagagaagagcag GGCCACCTTTGGTCTGACAAAGCCTCTAAAGATGAACATGGTGAAGAGGATCATGGGGCGGCCGAGGCAGGAGGAGTGCAGCCCCCAGGACAACGCCCTGGGTCTAATGCATCTGCGCCGCCTCTTCTCCGAGCTGTGCCACCCTCCTCGCCACATGacccagaaggagcaggaggagaagctgtACATGATGCTCCCAGTATTCAACAGG gTTTTTGGAAATGCGCCGCCCAGCACCATGACGGAGAAATtctctgacctgctgcagttTACCACCCAGGTCTCGCGCCTAATGGTGACCGAGATTAGGCGAAGAGCTTCAAACAAATCCACCG AGGCAGCCAGTCGAGCTATTGTCCAGTTCCTGGAGGTGAACCAGAGTGAGGAGACGAGTCGTGGgtggatgctgctgaccaccATTAATCTTTTGGCCTCTTCTGGACAG AAAACTGTGGACTGCATGACCACCATGTCCGTACCATCCACACTGGTCAAATGCCTCTACCTGTTCTTCGACCTGCCTCACATGACCGAGGCACCAGTAGGTCCCACGTCTCAgccaccgccgccacctccacctccaacaCCCATCCAGGAGAAGACCCCAGGTCAGGTTCAAACCCAGCAAGAGCTGGCTCCTGCGGACCGGCGGGCACTCCTGCAAAAAGTCTTTGTGCAG ATCCTGGTAAAACTCTGCACATTTGTGTCTCCTGCTGAGGAGCTGGCCCAAAAAgatgacctccagctcctgttcAGTGCCATCACCTCTTGGTGCCCCCCCCACAACCTGCCTTGGAGGAGGAGTGCGGGGGAGGTGCTCACCACCATCTCCAGACACGGCCTCAGTGTCAACGTGGTCAAATATATCCACG AGAAGGAATGTCTGGCAACGTGCGTTCAGAACATGCAGCAGTCTGATGACCTGTCCCCACTTGAGATTGTGGACATGTTTGCCGGCCTGTCCTGCTTCCTCAAAGACTCCAGTGACGTGTCGCAAACGCTGCTGGATGATTTTCGAATGTGCCAGGGTTACGCCTTCCTCTGCGACCTCATGCTCAG GTTGGAGCAGGCCAAGGAGGATGAGTCAAAAGACGCACTGAAGGACCTTGTGAACCTCGTTACCTGCCTGACCACATATGGTGTAACAGAGCTGAAACCGGCTGGTCTCACAACTGGGGCGCCCTTCCTGCTCCCCGGCTTTGTTCTCCCCCAACCTTCTGGGAAAG GCCACACGGTGCGTAACATCCAGGCGTTTTCAGTACTCCAGAACGCCTTCCTGAGGGCAAAAACCAGCCGTCTGGCTTGCATGCTTCTGGACGCCATTGGGAACATATACGCGGCAGACTCGGCCAACTACTTCATCCTGGAGTCACAGCATACACTGTCACAGTTCGCGGAGCGTGTGGCCAAGCTCCCCGAGGCTCAGGCAAAGTACTTTGAGCTTCTGGAGTTTGTCGTCTTCAGCCTCAATTATGTGCCATGCAAAGAGCTGTTCAGCGTCAGCGTGCTGCTGAAGTCGAGCACATCGCACGCCTGCAGCATCACTGCTGTGAGGACGCTGCTGAAGCTGGCCCATCACGACCCGGTGTTCAGTGATGTGCTGAGGGAAGTGGGCCTGCTGGAGGTACTGGTTAACCTGCTGCACAAGTATGCTGCCCTGCTTAAAGagcccacacagcagcaccccCACAATAATGACCAAG GtgactgtaaaaacaacacagcagcagaagagcagaagCAGTTGGCGTTGCTAGTCATGGAAACACTAACCGTGCTCCTGCAAGGCTTTAACAACACTAATGCAG CCCTCTTCAGAGAGTTTGGCGGCGCTCGCTGTGTTCACAACATTGTAAAGTACCGGCAGTGTCGGGAGCACGCGCTGCTCATCATCCAACAGCTGGTCCTGTCGCCCAGCGGGGATGATGACATGGGTACACTGCTGGGCCTCATGCACTCTGCACCTTctactgagctgcagctgaagaccGACGTATTGCGG GCTCTGTTAGCCGTGCTACGCGAGAGTCACCGCACTCGAACCGTGTTCCGCAAGGTGGGCGGCTTCGTCTACGTCACCTCCCTGCTGGTAGCCATGGAGCGCTCGCTGTGCCAGCCGCCGCGGCAAGGCTGGGACCGGGtgaaccagaaccaggtctTTGAGCTTCTGCACACCGTCATCTGCACGCTCACCGCTGCCATGCGCTACGAGCCCGCCAACTCCCACTTCTTCCGTACGGAGATCCAGTATGAGAAGCTTGCCGATGCAGTGAG GCTGCTGGGGTGTTTCTCAGACACAAAGAAGCTGGGTCCAACAAGTGTGTTCCCCTCCAATGCTCAGCCTTTCCAaaggctgctggaggaggaggccaccACAGGGGGCTGTGCCGGAGACAGCGTCTGCCCCACACTCAAACACTGCAGCAAGCTGTTCATCTACCTGTACAAGATGGCCACTGATTCATTTGATAG CCGAGCGGAGCAGGTGCCTCCCTGCCTGACTCATGAGACCTCGCTGCCCTCGCCATGGGGCACGCCAGCACTCGCCAGGAAGAG ACATGGCTACTATGGGGCCACTGGTCCATCTGCCCCAGTCAAAGCCCTCTCAGACCTTAAGCTCCACATAGCCAACCCCTCCCATCCcatttcttcttcgtcttcatcTGACACGGTGGTCATCCACCCAGGAGCTGTCCTGGCCATGCTCGACCTGCTGCCCTCTGTGTCCTCGGACAGCCAGCCTGAG CACgctctggacctgcagctggccGTGGCCAACATCCTCCAGCTTCTGGTGAACAGTGACAGGAACCAACAGGTGCTGTGTGAAGCTTGTCTCCACCAACGGCTACTGCTGCGCTGCAGCCATGCCCTGGGCGACGAAGACCaccctctgcacccccccctGCAGAGGATGTTTGAGAGGCTGGCTTCACAGGCCCTGCAGCCAATGGCACTCAG gGAGTTCTTGCGCCTTGGAAACCCTCTGAACTGTGGTGCCTGGGATaagaagctgctgaagcagtACCGGGTTCACAAGCCCAGCTCTCTCGGCTATGATGCAGAGACGAGAA ACAGTATGACCCTGTCCATGGAGGGCTTCGGCCCAGACAGCGTCTTTACCACTCCAGCCGAGGACAATGGTCAGTATCGCATTAGCCGCAGCCTCGTGCGctcacctgaaggcagcaccGTACCACTAACCCGAGTCAAGTGCCTGGTATCCATGACGACGCCCCACGATATCCGCTTGAATGGGTCGGCCGTTACGCCTGCATTTGTGGAGTTTGACAACTCGCTGGAAGGCTTCGG GTGCCTGTTTCTGCCCAGTCTGGCGCCCCACAACGCCCCCACCAACAACACTAATGCCTCAGGTGTCAGTGACGGAGCGGTGCTGAGTGGAATGGGTACAG GAGAGCGCTTGttccctcctccttcaggtcTGAGTTACTCCACCTGGTTCTGTGTGGAGCGGTTCAGCTCGGCTCCGCAGGCGCACCCGGTGAGGCTGCTGACCATCGTCCGCCGGGCCACAACCTCAGAACAGCACTATGTCTGCCTGGCTGTGGTCCTGTCTGCCAAAGATCGCTCCGTCACCGTCTCCACCAAGGAAGAGCTGCTTCAGACGTACT CAGCGGATGAGTCGAGTGAAGAAGCCTCCTTCTATGAGATCTTGCCCTGCTGCGCCCGTTTCCGCTGCGGTGAAGTCATCGCGGAGGGCCAGTGGCACCacctggtgctggtgatgagtAAAGGCATGCTAAAGAACAGCATGGCCACGCTCTACCTCGATGGTCAGCTGATTAACACTGTCAAG CTTCACTACATCCACACTGCACCAGGTGGCTCCGGGTCCACCAACCCACCTGTGGTGAGCACTGTGTATGGGTACGTGGGAACCCCACCTGCCCAGCGGCAGCTTTCCAATCTGGTCTGGCGTCTGGGGTCCAGTTATTTTCTGGAGGAGGTCCTGCCAGCCACCAGCGTGGCTGCCATCTTTGAGCTAGGACCGAACTACGTGGGCAGCTTTCAGGCTGTCTACCTACCTT GTAAAGACTCAAAGGCGGAAGTATCCCCTGCCTCCCCCGTCGCACTAGTACCAGAGGAGAAGGTGTCCTTCAGTCTCTGTTCACTCTCTGTCTCCACTCTCACCGTGGCCAAGATCAGAAAAGTCTACAACAAACTTGACAGCAAAGCTATTGCCAAACAG CTCGCTGTGTCGTCTCATGAAAACGCCACTCCAGTCAAGCTGATCCACAACGCTGCTGGCCACCTCAACGGCCCCGCCAGGACCATCGGCGCAGCAGTCGTTGGATATTTAG GGGTCCGTGCGTTTGTGACCAAACCTGTGGCCACCAACCTGCAATATGTGGGTGGGGCGGCTGCCATTTTGGGCTTGGTTGCCATGGCTTCAGATGTGGAGGGGCTGTATGCAGCGGTCAAGGCTTTGGTGTGTGTTGTTAAGAGTAACCCGCTGGCCAGTAAGGAAATGGAGCGCATCAAAGGCTACCAG CTTCTGGCCATGCTGCTAAAGAAGAAGCGCTCACTCCTCAACAGCCACATCCTCCATCTCACCTTCTCTTTAGTAGGAACAGTGGATAGCGGCCATGAGACAGCCATCATTCCCAACTCCACTGCTTTCCAGGACCTGCTCTGTGACTTTGAG gTCTGGCTCCACGCTCCCTACGagctccatctctctctgtttGAGCACTTCATCGAACTCCTGACAGAATCAAG TGAGGCTGCTAAGAATGCCAAACTGCTGAGAGAGTTTCAGCTGATCCCCAGACTGCTCCTGACTCTGAGAGACACGTCACTCTCCCAGCCAACCATAGCTGCCATCTGCAACGTCCTCAGTTTGCTGCTACAGGCCTTCCCGAATCCATACGATCTACTGCG TTTTGGCCAGTTCATCTCTTCCACTCTCCCCACGTTTGCTGTGTGTGAGAAgtttgttgtcatggaaattAACAATGAGGAGAAGCTGGATGGAG GTAATGACGATGATTTTGGTGGTCTCCTGTCAGCCAACCTCATTCTGCTGAGGAATCGACTGCTGGATAACCTGCTCAGACTGCTTTTCACCACCAAAGAAAAATGTTCCATCAGTGCCCA AGCGTGTGAGGAGCTGGTTCGGACACTTGGTTTTGATTGGCTCCTGATGTTCATGGAGGAACATCTACACTCGAGCACAGTCACGGCCGCTCTGTGgatcctggtggtgctgctctcCAATCAGTCTATACTCAACCGCTTCAGAGAGGGCCTGTGTGGTGGCGGCTGGCTGGACCACACCGACTCTGTCCTGACCAATAAGATCGGCACCGTGCTGG GCTTTAATGTGGGTCGCAGCGCTGGCGGACGCTCCACAGTGCGCGAGATCAACCGGGAAGCTTGCCACTTCCAAGGATTCCCAGTGTTACAGACTCTGctgcccaaacacacaaatgtgccaGAGCTTTACTTCCTGCTCATGGCCCTGTTCTTGCAACAGCCGGTTACTGAGCTGCCAGACAGTCTACACATACAT TTTGACCTGGACTCAATCTGGACCTTCATCTTTGGAATGCCAGCCTCTAGTGCAACAGTAGTTGGCTCCATCCACAATGTCTGTACCGAGGCTGCCTTCCTGCTTCTGGCCATGCTGCGCAGCATGCTCAACCTG CCATGGCAGTCAGAGGAGGAAGGGTCCTGGCTGAGGGAGTATCCAGTCACCCTCATGCAATTCTTTAGGTATCTTTACCATAATGTGACCGACCTTTCACCGATGTGGCACAgtgctgacttcctgtgtgctcTGGCAGCAGCCGTGTTTCCTTTCAACATACGGCCCTATTCTGAGATG GTCACTGATTTAGATGATGAGGCAGGTTCTCCCATTGAGGAGTTCAAGGCTTTTGCTGGCGACTCCTGTATGAATCGCAGCCAATCGGAATACTGTAACGTGGGCTCCAAGACTTCCCTGACCAACCACCCAGCCAAAAAATACGTCTTTGACTTCATGAGGGTCCTCATCATGGACAACCTCTGTATGACCCCAGCCAGCAAGCAGACACCCATCGTTGACCTACTGTTGGAG GCCTCCCCAGAGCGCTCCaccagaacacagcagaaggaATTTCAATCAAACATCTTGGATGGGGTCATGGAACATCTTTTGGCCGCTGATGTCCTTTTAG GTGAAGATGCCTCTCTGCCCCTCAGCAGTGGAGGCAGTTATCAGATCCTGGTCAACAATGTCTTTTACTTCACGCAACGGGTGGTGGACAAGCTGTGGCAGGGCATGTTCAACAAGGACTCCAAACTAGTGGTGGACTTCATTGTTCAGCTCATAGGACAG TCTAAGAGACGCTCCCAGGGTCTCTCCCTCGACACCATCTACCACTGTCTGAACCGGACGGTGCTCTACCAGCTCTGTCGACCCCACAAGACGGTCGCTCAGCAGGTGGCACTGCTGGACGCTCTGAGGGTACTGACGGTCAACCGCAACCTGGTGCTCGGCCCCGGCAACCACGACCAAGACTTTGCGGCCTGTCTGGCTCACTGCTTCATCTGCCTGCATAGTGGGAG cagcgtgGAGGGATTTGGCCTGGAGGCCGAGGCTAGGATGACAACCTGGCACGTCATGATGCCGACAGAGAATGAAGCTGATGCTACACACAGCCATGATGTCAGCGAGG GCCGGCAGCTGCTGTTAAAGGCCGTAAACAGAGTGTGGACGGAGCTGATGCACAGCAAACGTCAGATGCTGGAGGACATATTCAAAGTGTCTCTACCCTGCAATGATAGGGGCCATGTGGACATCACCACGGCCAAGCCAGCTCTGGAAGAGCCAGCCCTGAAGAGCTGGCAGAACCACCTCG tGTACGAGAAGAAGTGTGTGGGTCGAGGGGAGGCTCTGGCGCCGGCAAGCCAGTCCAAACTGTCCAGGGTGAGCAGCAACTTCGGCCTCTCAAAGCTAACGGGCGTCCGCCGCAACAAAAAGGAGAACAGCCTGAACAAGAACAGCctctctgcacag GAGACGTTCCAGTGGATGTTCACTCACATCGCTGTCGTCCGAGACCTGGTGGCTATGCAGTACAAAGAGCATCAAGAG CGGCAGCAGAACTCCCTGAAGTACGTGACCGAGGAGTGGGCGTCCATTGAGTACGAGCTCCTGCGCGAAAGGGGCCTCTGGGGTCCTCCCATAGGTTCCCACCTGGACAAGTTCATGCTGGAGATGACAGAGGGTCCCTGTAGAATGCGAAAGAAGATGGTTCGCAATGACATGTTCTACATCCACTATCCGTACATCCCTGAAATAGAGCCAAACACGAACTCGGCCCAG AAGCCTCTTCGTTATCGACGAGCCATCAGCTATGACAGTAAAGAGTACTACATGCGTTTGCTGTCTGGAAATCCTGGCATGTATCAGCACTCTGTAGAGCATAGCACAGAAGGAGAGACCACGCCGCACGAACCCGAGCATGGAGAGGACACCATTGCGAGAGTCAAGG gTCTGGTGAAGGCTCCTCTGAAGAGATCCAGGTCAACCGCAGACGGGGCAGATGAAGACGGTCAGGATCAGcttcaggagcagctgctggagtcaGGAGGGCCTGAGGAAGAGCAGCGGACCGACAACACGTCCCTGCTGCGcctcctggaggagggagagaag ATCCAGCACATGTACCGCTGTGCCAGGGTCCAGGGGCTCGATACGAGCGAGGGGCTGCTTCTGTTTGGGAAAGAGCACTTTTATGTCATCGACGGCTACACCATGACTGTGTCCCGGGAGATCAGGGACATTGACACATTGCCCACCAA TTTGCATGAAGCCATAATCCCCCAAGGAGCACGACAAGGACAGAGTCAGCTGAAGAGAACCTGCAGCATCTTTGCCTATGAAGATATCAAGGAGGTGCACAAGAGACGAtacctgctgcag CCCATTGCAGTGGAAGTTTTCTCAGCGGACGGCAGGAACTATTTGTTAGCCTTCCAGAAAGGAGTCCGCAACAAAGTTTACCAAAG GTTTCTGGCCGTGGTGCCTTCACTGGCAGACAGTTCAGAATCAGTTTCAGGCCAGCGACCCAACACCAGCGTGGAGCAAGG CTCGGGCCTCCTCAGCACTCTGGTCGGTGAAAAGTCAGTGACTCAGAGGTGGGAG CGGGGAGAGATCAGTAATTTCCAGTACCTGATGCATCTGAACACACTGGCAGGACGATCCTACAACGATCTCATGCAGTATCCTGTCTTCCCCTGGATTCTGGCCGATTATGACTCGGAG GAACTGGACCTAAGCAATCCCAAGACATTCCGTAATCTGGCCAAACCCATGGGTGCGCAGACTGATGACAGACTGGCGCAGTACAAGAAGAGATACAAGGACTGGGAAGACCCCAACG GTGAAACCCCAGCGTACCACTATGGCACCCACTACTCATCAGCCATGATTGTTGCTTCTTACCTGGTCCGGATGGAACCCTTCACACAGATTTTCCTCAGACTTCAG GGAGGTCATTTTGACCTGGCGGACAGGATGTTCCACAGTGTGCGTGAAGCCTGGTTCTCTGCCTCCAAACACAACATGGCTGACGTCAAAGAGCTCATACCAGAGTTCTTCTACCTGCCCGAGTTCCTGCTCAACTCCAACAACTTTGACTTGG gTGCCAAACAGAATGGCATTAAGCTGGCTGACGTCATCCTGCCACCTTGGGCAAAGGGAGACCCACGAGAGTTTATCAGGGTCCACAGAGAG GCGCTGGAGTGTGATTACGTCTCAGCTCACCTCCACGAATGGATCGACCTCATTTTTGGCTACAAGCAACAGGGTCCACCGGCTGTAGAGGCAGTCAACGTCTTTCATCACCTGTTTTATGAGGGACAGGTGGACATTTACAACATCAATGACCCTCTGAAGGAGACGGCCACCATCGGGTTCATTAATAATTTTGGACAAATCCCAAAACAG CTGTTTAAGAAACCTCATCCACCCAAACGGGTGCGCAGCAAAGCGAACGGTGACATAATGAGTGTTCCTCCAAGCTCCAACACTGACAAGATCTTCTTCCATCATCTGGACAATCTCAGACCCTCTCTAGCACCGGTCAAAG AGCTGAAGGAGCCTGTTGGACAGATCGTGTGCACTGACAAGGGCATACTGGCTGTGGAGCAGAATAAAGTTCTGGTTCCACCTACATGGAGTAAGACCTTTGCCTGGGGCTACGCTGACCTGAGCTGTCGTCTGGCTAACTATGACTCTGACAAG GCACTAGTGGTGTATGAATGTCTGTCAGAATGGGGCCAGATCCTTTGTGCCATATGCCCAAACCCAAAGCTGGTCATCACCGGTGGCACCAGCACCGCCATCTGCGTGTGGGAGACGGGAACCTCCAAGGAGAGGGCAAAATCAATTACACTCAAACAG GCACTACTGGGTCACACAGACGCTGTAACGTGTCTGACGGCGTCATCGGCGTACCGCATCGTTGTGAGCGGCTCCCGGGATCGAACCTGCATCATCTGGGACCTCAACAAACTTTCCTTTGTTACTCAACTCAGGGGGCATCGGGCACCCGTCTCAGCTCTGTGCATCAATGAACTGACG GGGGATATCGTATCCTGCGCAGGCACGTACATTCACGTGTGGAGCATTAACGGCAGCCCCATTTCCAGCGCCAACACCTTCACAGGGCGCAGTCAGCAGATCCTGTGCTGCTGCGTGTCAGAGATGAACGAGTGGGACATGCAGAACGTCATCGTCACTGGGCACTCCGATGGAGTAGTCAGG tTTTGGAGAATGGAGTTCCTCCAAGTCCCAGAAACCCCTGCCCCACAACCAGTGGAACCAGATGTGCCCGACTGCTGTGGGGAGGAGAAAATTG AGGGCGGGGAGGCCCAAAATGGCGACGATGACAGCAGTGACTCGGATGCAGATGAGCCCGGTTCGAATCAAGAGCCCAAAGCACCACGGAATCCATCAGCCGGTGGCGGCAGCCAACCTGGCAGCACCGTCCACAGACCCAGAG GGCCTTCAGCCCGAGCAGGGGCCTCCTGGTCCATGGACAGCAGCTCTGACGACTCTCACCGCTGGTCAGACACGCTCAGCGTCGACGAGAAGGACGGCTTTGTGTTTGTCAACTACTCAGAGGGCCAAGCTAAAGTTCCTCACCCTCACCCATGTAACCCAGGCCAGAGCTCTGCGCCACAGCCTTTCCAGCCCCCCAACACGGACGCACGCACCTACAACCAGCTCAGAACAG